A stretch of Perognathus longimembris pacificus isolate PPM17 chromosome 1, ASM2315922v1, whole genome shotgun sequence DNA encodes these proteins:
- the Atg101 gene encoding autophagy-related protein 101 encodes MNCRSEVLEVSVEGRQVEEAMLAVLHTVLLHRSTGKFHYKKEGTYSIGTVGTQDVDCDFIDFTYVRVSSEELDRALRKVVGEFKDALRNSGGDGLGQISLEFYQKKKSRWPFSDECIPWEVWTVKVHVVALATEQERQICREKVGEKLCEKIINIVEVMNRHEYLPKMPTQSEVDNVFDTGLKDVQPYLYKISFQITDALGTSVTTTMRRLIKDTLAL; translated from the exons ATGAACTGTCGCTCAGAGGTGCTGGAGGTGTCAGTGGAGGGGCGACAGGTGGAGGAGGCCATGCTGGCCGTGCTGCACACGGTGCTCCTGCATCGCAGCACGGGCAAGTTCCACTACAAGAAGGAGGGTACCTACTCCATCGGCACTGTGGGCACTCAGGATGTTGACTGTGACTTCATCGACTTCACCTACGTCCGCGTTTCCTCTGAGGAGCTAGACCGGGCCCTGCGCAAAGTTGTCGGGGAATTCAAG GATGCACTTCGAAATTCAGGTGGTGATGGGCTGGGCCAGATATCCTTGGAGTTCTATCAGAAGAAGAAGTCTCGCTGGCCTTTCTCAGATGAGTGCATCCCATGGGAAGTGTGGACGGTCAAGGTGCATGTGGTGGCCCTGGCCACAGAGCAGGAGCGGCAGATCTGCCGGGAGAAGGTGGGCGAGAAGCTCTGTGAGAAGATCATCAACATTGTGGAGGTGATGAACCGGCACGAGTATCTGCCCAAGATGCCCACGCAGTCAGAGGTGGACAACGTGTTTGACACGGGCTTGAAGGACGTGCAACCCTACCTGTACAAAATCTCCTTTCAGATCACTGATGCTCTGGGCACCTCTGTCACAACCACCATGCGCAGGCTTATCAAAGACACCCTTGCCCTGTAG